Proteins encoded by one window of Chromobacterium violaceum ATCC 12472:
- a CDS encoding nicotinate phosphoribosyltransferase: MMTAPKAAQDKNQLVPFNLADFYKTGHPAMYPRETTRLVANFTPRSAKYAQVLPQLFDDKVVWFGLQGFIQEYLIDLFNREFFQRPKADAVRRYQRRMDTALGAGAVDGGRLEALHDLGHLPLEIRSLPEGARVDIKVPPVTFSNTHPDFPWVATYFETLFSCESWKPSTVATIAFEFRKLLSYFAALTGAPQDFVAWQGHDFSMRGMSGVHDAMRCGAGHLLSFTGTDTIPALDYLEDHYGADAERELVGGSIPASEHSVMALRILLTQQRLARMPAHQGLDDKALRRLAEREVVREFVTRDYPAGMVSIVSDTFDFWNVLTVIARELKDDIQARRPDALGNAKVVFRPDSGDPVRILAGYRDDELQFDDAGNCTARDDGRPVSAAERKGAVECLWDIFGGTVTERGYRVLDSHVGLIYGDSITLPRARDILLRLAEKGYASCNVVFGIGSFVYGMNSRDTFGYALKAVYAEVAGEAVDIYKDPATDDGTKKSARGLLRVEEENGRYALYQQQTPAEAEGGALRPVFRDGELLVKQTLAEIRQRLQASWTCPEAGSIVWNA, from the coding sequence ATGATGACCGCCCCGAAAGCCGCCCAAGACAAGAACCAGCTGGTCCCGTTCAACCTGGCCGACTTCTACAAGACCGGCCACCCGGCGATGTATCCGCGCGAAACCACCCGGCTGGTGGCCAACTTCACGCCGCGCTCGGCCAAGTACGCGCAGGTGCTGCCGCAGCTGTTCGACGACAAGGTGGTGTGGTTCGGCCTGCAGGGCTTCATCCAGGAATACCTGATCGATCTGTTCAACCGCGAATTCTTCCAACGCCCCAAGGCGGACGCGGTGCGCCGCTACCAGCGCCGGATGGACACGGCGCTCGGCGCCGGCGCGGTGGACGGCGGCCGGCTGGAAGCGCTGCACGATCTGGGCCATCTGCCGCTGGAAATCCGCTCGCTGCCGGAAGGCGCGCGGGTGGACATCAAGGTGCCGCCGGTCACCTTCTCCAACACCCATCCGGATTTCCCCTGGGTGGCCACCTACTTCGAAACGCTGTTCAGCTGCGAAAGCTGGAAGCCGTCCACCGTGGCCACCATCGCCTTCGAGTTCCGCAAGCTGCTGAGCTACTTCGCCGCGCTGACCGGCGCGCCGCAGGACTTCGTCGCCTGGCAGGGCCATGATTTCTCGATGCGCGGCATGAGCGGCGTCCACGACGCCATGCGCTGCGGCGCCGGCCACCTGCTGTCCTTTACCGGCACCGACACCATCCCGGCGCTGGACTACCTGGAAGACCACTACGGCGCCGACGCCGAGCGCGAACTGGTGGGCGGCTCCATCCCGGCGTCCGAGCACAGCGTGATGGCGCTGCGCATCCTGCTGACCCAGCAGCGGCTGGCGCGAATGCCGGCGCACCAGGGCCTGGACGACAAGGCGCTGCGCCGGCTGGCCGAGCGCGAGGTGGTGCGCGAATTCGTCACCCGCGACTATCCGGCGGGCATGGTGTCCATCGTGTCCGACACCTTCGATTTCTGGAACGTGCTCACCGTGATCGCCCGCGAGCTGAAGGACGACATCCAGGCCCGCCGCCCGGACGCGCTGGGCAACGCCAAGGTGGTGTTCCGCCCGGACTCCGGCGACCCGGTGAGGATACTCGCCGGCTACCGCGACGACGAGCTGCAGTTCGACGACGCCGGCAACTGCACCGCGCGCGACGATGGCCGCCCGGTCAGCGCAGCCGAGCGCAAAGGCGCGGTGGAATGCCTGTGGGACATCTTCGGCGGCACCGTCACCGAGCGCGGCTACCGCGTGCTGGACAGCCATGTCGGCCTGATCTACGGCGACTCCATCACGCTGCCGCGCGCCCGCGACATCCTGCTGCGGCTGGCGGAAAAGGGCTACGCCTCCTGCAATGTGGTGTTCGGCATCGGCAGCTTCGTCTACGGCATGAACTCGCGCGACACCTTCGGCTACGCGCTGAAGGCGGTCTACGCCGAAGTGGCCGGCGAGGCGGTGGACATCTACAAAGACCCGGCCACCGACGACGGCACCAAGAAATCGGCGCGCGGCCTGCTGCGGGTGGAGGAGGAAAACGGCCGCTACGCGCTGTACCAGCAGCAGACGCCGGCCGAGGCCGAGGGCGGCGCGCTGCGGCCGGTGTTCCGCGACGGCGAACTGCTGGTCAAACAGACGCTGGCCGAGATCCGCCAGCGGCTGCAGGCGTCGTGGACTTGCCCGGAAGCCGGCAGCATCGTCTGGAATGCGTAG
- a CDS encoding antitoxin Xre/MbcA/ParS toxin-binding domain-containing protein — MPNALYKPAPMPLPEQPRAPERRFARLSRIIGQQVRSDLEVARYVADGADTGLIDQLADQGLTRKELEFVIPARTLSHRIKKHEKLSRDESERGVRVASLLVLAQQVLGEEATGWLRQPLRRFDDASPLAMAQTEQGARLVENLLIQIDEGYVA; from the coding sequence ATGCCGAACGCGCTGTACAAACCCGCCCCCATGCCGCTGCCGGAGCAACCGCGCGCGCCGGAACGGCGCTTTGCCCGGCTGTCGCGCATCATCGGCCAGCAAGTGCGCTCCGACCTGGAGGTGGCGCGCTATGTCGCCGACGGCGCCGACACTGGACTGATAGACCAGCTGGCCGATCAGGGCCTGACGCGCAAGGAGCTGGAGTTCGTGATCCCGGCGCGCACGCTGTCACACCGCATCAAGAAACACGAGAAGCTGAGCCGCGACGAATCCGAGCGCGGCGTGCGGGTGGCCAGCCTGCTGGTGCTGGCCCAGCAGGTGCTGGGAGAGGAGGCCACCGGCTGGCTGCGGCAGCCGCTGCGCCGCTTCGACGACGCCAGTCCGCTGGCAATGGCACAGACCGAGCAGGGCGCGCGCCTGGTGGAAAACCTGCTGATCCAGATAGACGAAGGCTACGTCGCGTGA
- a CDS encoding RES family NAD+ phosphorylase: MIAWRISNYADLNGLGGLRADGRWHHAGRPIVYLADHAASAMLEMLVHSELRRLPPSFQLLKVALPDDGVLDLDPSALPADWRARQEDTRRLGDAWLAQAPSALLRVPSALAVDGRNLLLNPLHPDAGRCRILETIAAPLDTRLRQS, translated from the coding sequence GTGATCGCCTGGCGCATCAGCAACTACGCCGACCTGAACGGCCTGGGCGGGCTGCGCGCCGACGGCCGCTGGCACCACGCCGGCCGGCCCATCGTCTACCTGGCCGATCACGCCGCCAGCGCGATGCTGGAAATGCTGGTGCACAGCGAGCTGCGCCGGCTGCCGCCCAGCTTCCAGCTGCTGAAGGTGGCGCTGCCGGACGACGGCGTGCTGGACCTGGACCCGTCCGCGCTGCCTGCCGACTGGCGCGCGCGCCAGGAGGATACCCGGCGGCTGGGCGACGCCTGGCTGGCGCAGGCGCCCAGCGCGCTGCTCAGGGTGCCCAGCGCGCTGGCGGTGGACGGGCGCAATCTGTTGCTCAACCCGCTGCACCCGGACGCCGGACGCTGCCGGATCCTGGAAACGATCGCCGCGCCGCTGGACACGCGGCTGCGCCAATCCTAG
- a CDS encoding pyridoxal phosphate-dependent aminotransferase has translation MPHYARHLEHHTIVNPFPGIAKLEAALGRKVASRLGANESMVKPASPLLEQWGEALAELARLYPDPYALALRERVAQRLGLESSQVLFDCGADSLILLALRLRCNAGDAVVCSAGTYPAFRYFAEGVGARILEVPYQSQGVGLRPDLARLCEVAQAERAVVVYLANPDNPTGHYWSAADIQALRQQLPSQTLLILDEAYIDFCTQPEDAPPAGALPNTLRLRTLSKAYALAGLRVGFALAPAEIIAKADQIRPQYALSGIAQHAAATVLDAPDYASQLVQATVLLRDKLADALRGRDLTVLPSHTNFVSIVYPNAAQSEAIQRGLLGEGIAVHRPPHPALRHLLRVTAQPQALSSKVLEGLAGR, from the coding sequence ATGCCCCACTACGCGCGTCATCTGGAACACCATACCATCGTCAACCCGTTTCCCGGCATCGCCAAGCTGGAGGCGGCGCTCGGCCGCAAGGTGGCCAGCCGGCTGGGCGCCAACGAGAGCATGGTGAAGCCGGCCTCGCCGTTGCTGGAGCAATGGGGCGAGGCGCTGGCGGAGCTGGCCCGGCTGTACCCTGACCCGTACGCGCTGGCGCTGCGCGAGCGCGTCGCGCAGCGGCTGGGGCTGGAGAGCAGCCAGGTGCTGTTCGATTGCGGCGCCGACAGCCTGATCCTGCTGGCCCTGCGCCTGCGCTGCAATGCCGGCGACGCGGTGGTGTGCAGCGCCGGCACCTATCCGGCCTTCCGCTATTTCGCCGAGGGCGTGGGCGCCCGCATCCTGGAGGTGCCCTACCAGTCGCAGGGCGTGGGCCTGAGGCCCGACCTGGCCCGGCTGTGCGAGGTGGCCCAGGCCGAGCGCGCGGTAGTGGTCTACCTGGCCAATCCCGACAATCCCACCGGCCATTACTGGTCGGCGGCCGATATCCAGGCGCTGCGCCAGCAACTGCCGTCGCAGACGCTGCTGATCCTGGACGAGGCCTATATCGATTTCTGCACCCAGCCGGAGGACGCCCCGCCCGCCGGCGCGCTGCCCAACACGCTGCGGCTGCGCACGCTGTCCAAGGCCTACGCGCTGGCCGGCTTGCGCGTGGGTTTCGCGCTGGCGCCGGCCGAGATCATCGCCAAGGCCGACCAGATCCGGCCGCAGTACGCGTTGTCCGGCATCGCCCAGCACGCGGCGGCGACGGTGCTGGACGCGCCGGACTACGCCAGCCAGCTGGTGCAGGCCACGGTGTTGCTGCGCGACAAGCTGGCCGACGCGCTGCGCGGGCGCGATCTGACCGTGCTGCCCTCGCACACCAATTTCGTCAGCATCGTCTATCCCAATGCCGCCCAGTCCGAAGCCATCCAGCGCGGATTGCTGGGCGAGGGCATCGCCGTGCACCGGCCGCCGCACCCGGCGCTGCGCCACCTGCTGCGCGTCACGGCCCAGCCGCAGGCCTTGTCCAGCAAGGTGCTGGAGGGCCTGGCGGGCCGCTGA
- a CDS encoding LPS translocon maturation chaperone LptM has protein sequence MRTLLACASLTLFLAACGYKGPLVLPQQPKKAAPPAAHAAKPDASAPKREASAPGIDASAAR, from the coding sequence ATGCGTACCCTGCTCGCCTGCGCAAGTTTGACCCTGTTCCTGGCCGCCTGCGGCTACAAAGGCCCGCTGGTGCTGCCGCAGCAGCCCAAAAAGGCGGCGCCGCCGGCCGCCCATGCGGCCAAGCCGGATGCCTCCGCTCCCAAGCGGGAAGCTTCCGCGCCCGGGATCGACGCTTCCGCCGCCCGCTGA
- the cyaY gene encoding iron donor protein CyaY yields the protein MTESEFLQLSDDIFDRIEQAIDEHGLDADTLRQGNVLEIEFDSGDKVIVNRHAVNQEMWIAAKSGGYHFSRRGEAWIASRDGAEFYATLAEAIRAGSGEAFDFAG from the coding sequence ATGACCGAAAGCGAATTCCTGCAACTGAGCGACGACATCTTCGACCGCATCGAACAGGCGATAGACGAACACGGGCTGGACGCCGACACGCTGCGCCAGGGCAATGTGCTGGAGATCGAGTTCGACAGCGGCGACAAGGTGATCGTCAACCGCCACGCCGTCAATCAGGAAATGTGGATCGCGGCCAAGAGCGGCGGCTATCACTTCTCGCGCCGCGGCGAGGCCTGGATCGCCAGCCGCGACGGCGCGGAATTCTACGCGACGCTGGCCGAGGCCATCCGCGCCGGCAGCGGCGAGGCCTTCGACTTCGCCGGCTGA
- a CDS encoding sulfite exporter TauE/SafE family protein yields the protein MALTLLLGVLVGAVLGLTGAGGGILAVPALMASQGWSVPQAAPVALLAVAAGAALGAWEGWRRGEVRYRAAAWMALCGLPGSALGARAAHLLPAAWLAAGFALVLLIVAWRAWSGAGRQARAGDGALCRVRPETGRLAWTPASIAALAGVGALTGLLTGLLGVGGGFVIVPALRRLSNLGMHAIVSTSLLVIALVGGGSALAAYWHGAHPPVLPALAFVAAALAGMAAGRWLIRRLAQRQVARGFALLAAGVAAAMLYHAVVG from the coding sequence ATGGCGCTGACCCTGTTGCTGGGCGTCCTGGTGGGCGCGGTGCTCGGGTTGACCGGCGCCGGCGGCGGCATCCTGGCGGTGCCGGCGCTGATGGCGTCCCAGGGATGGAGTGTGCCGCAGGCGGCGCCGGTGGCGCTACTGGCCGTGGCGGCCGGCGCCGCTTTGGGCGCTTGGGAGGGCTGGCGGCGGGGCGAGGTGCGCTATCGCGCCGCCGCGTGGATGGCGCTGTGCGGCCTGCCAGGTTCGGCGCTGGGGGCGCGCGCGGCCCATCTGTTGCCGGCCGCCTGGCTGGCGGCCGGCTTCGCGCTGGTGTTGCTGATTGTCGCCTGGCGGGCGTGGTCCGGCGCGGGGCGGCAGGCGCGCGCCGGGGATGGGGCGCTGTGCCGGGTGCGGCCGGAGACCGGCCGCCTGGCCTGGACGCCGGCCAGCATCGCCGCGCTGGCCGGCGTGGGCGCGCTCACCGGCTTGCTGACCGGCCTTCTGGGCGTGGGCGGCGGCTTCGTCATCGTGCCGGCGCTGCGCCGGCTCAGCAACCTGGGCATGCACGCCATCGTCTCCACCTCGCTGCTGGTGATCGCGCTGGTCGGCGGCGGCAGCGCGCTGGCGGCTTATTGGCATGGCGCGCATCCGCCCGTTCTGCCCGCGTTGGCTTTCGTCGCCGCCGCCCTGGCCGGGATGGCGGCCGGACGCTGGCTGATACGGCGGCTGGCGCAGCGGCAGGTGGCGCGGGGCTTCGCGCTGCTGGCGGCCGGGGTGGCCGCGGCGATGCTGTACCACGCCGTCGTTGGCTGA
- a CDS encoding MBL fold metallo-hydrolase encodes MTAQIASFFDPATGTVSHIVYDRPGGCAAAVDPVLDFDARSGRTSRAAADRLLAFLAEQRLTLQWILETHAHADHLSAAAYLKQQAGGRVAIGARIAEVQAIFRRVFNLEPAFRCDGSQFDHLFQDGEAFRIGGLEARVIALPGHTPADVGYQVGDAVFVGDTLFMPDVGTARCDFPGGDPAELYRSIRKLLALPDDTRLLMCHDYPPAGREPAWSATVAEQRAANLHVRDGVDEAQFVALRRARDATLAMPQLLLPAVQVNIRAGRLPPAEDNGVRYLKLPLDAL; translated from the coding sequence ATGACCGCTCAGATCGCCAGCTTCTTCGACCCCGCCACCGGCACCGTCAGCCACATCGTCTACGACCGCCCGGGCGGATGCGCCGCGGCGGTCGACCCGGTGCTGGACTTCGACGCCCGCTCCGGCCGCACCTCGCGCGCGGCGGCCGACCGGCTGCTGGCCTTCCTGGCCGAGCAGCGGCTGACGCTGCAGTGGATACTGGAAACCCACGCCCACGCCGACCACCTGTCGGCCGCCGCCTATCTGAAGCAACAGGCCGGCGGCCGCGTCGCCATCGGCGCGCGCATCGCCGAAGTCCAGGCCATCTTCCGCCGCGTGTTCAACTTGGAGCCGGCCTTCCGCTGCGACGGCTCGCAGTTCGACCACCTGTTCCAGGACGGCGAGGCCTTCCGCATCGGCGGGCTGGAGGCGCGGGTGATCGCGCTGCCCGGCCATACGCCGGCCGACGTCGGCTACCAGGTCGGGGACGCGGTCTTCGTCGGCGACACGCTGTTCATGCCGGACGTGGGCACCGCGCGCTGCGACTTTCCAGGCGGCGACCCGGCCGAACTGTACCGCTCCATCCGCAAGCTGCTGGCGCTGCCGGACGACACCCGGCTGCTGATGTGCCACGACTACCCGCCGGCCGGCCGAGAGCCGGCCTGGAGCGCGACCGTGGCCGAGCAGCGCGCCGCCAACCTGCACGTCCGCGACGGCGTGGACGAGGCGCAGTTCGTGGCGCTGCGCCGGGCGCGCGACGCCACCCTGGCCATGCCGCAGCTGCTGCTGCCCGCGGTGCAGGTCAATATCCGCGCGGGCCGCCTGCCGCCGGCCGAGGACAACGGCGTCCGCTACCTGAAGCTGCCGCTGGACGCGCTCTGA
- a CDS encoding tetratricopeptide repeat protein — protein MRWGILLALLLAASGAQAAEAEVPGWKDYQAGRLAAARIAFWQAAQNGDRVAAFDLAMMDWKGEAGAADKARAVYWLQRSAQLGLDRAQHALGLLAERGDGLPKSLTEATRWFALAARQGYLPAQIDLGTQYFLGRGAPQDDRLAAYWYEEAAKQGDVGAQYLIASMYEHGQGVKRDIPAAIRWYARAGAQGDAGARAKALDLARRETARRAQSASSGSFR, from the coding sequence ATGAGATGGGGAATCTTGCTGGCGTTGCTGCTGGCGGCATCGGGCGCGCAGGCGGCCGAAGCCGAGGTGCCGGGCTGGAAGGACTACCAGGCCGGCCGACTGGCGGCCGCCCGCATCGCCTTCTGGCAGGCGGCGCAGAATGGCGACCGGGTGGCGGCCTTCGACCTGGCGATGATGGACTGGAAGGGCGAGGCCGGCGCGGCGGACAAGGCGCGGGCGGTGTACTGGCTGCAGCGTTCGGCGCAGCTGGGGCTGGACCGGGCGCAGCACGCGCTGGGCCTGCTGGCCGAGCGCGGCGATGGCCTGCCCAAATCGCTGACCGAGGCCACGCGCTGGTTCGCGCTGGCCGCGCGCCAGGGTTATCTGCCGGCGCAGATCGACCTGGGGACCCAGTATTTCCTCGGCCGCGGCGCGCCGCAGGACGACCGCCTGGCCGCCTACTGGTACGAGGAGGCGGCCAAGCAGGGCGACGTCGGCGCGCAGTATCTGATCGCCAGCATGTACGAGCATGGCCAGGGGGTGAAGCGGGACATCCCGGCGGCGATACGCTGGTACGCGCGCGCCGGCGCGCAGGGCGACGCCGGCGCGCGGGCCAAGGCGCTGGACCTGGCCAGGCGCGAAACGGCGCGCCGCGCTCAGAGCGCGTCCAGCGGCAGCTTCAGGTAG
- the cysE gene encoding serine O-acetyltransferase: MSSTLVDPLWSAIRDETLAAVNDEPLLASFLHMTVLRHATLEDVLAFHLSTKLASPVMDPRALQELFREAFQADPAISAALRADIRACFERDPACDRYSTPLLYFKGFHAIQSQRVTHWLWQQGRTTLALFLQNRISEVTGADIHPAARVGQGVMLDHGTGLVVGETAVIGNNVSILHGVTLGGSGKDRGDRHPKIGDGVMLGAGAAVLGNIRVGECAKVGAGSVVLEDVPPHATVAGVPARVVAQACPGTPALDMDQRV, from the coding sequence ATGAGTTCCACCCTGGTTGATCCGCTGTGGTCGGCCATCCGCGACGAAACGCTGGCGGCGGTCAACGACGAGCCGCTGCTGGCCAGTTTCCTGCACATGACCGTATTGCGCCACGCCACGCTGGAAGACGTGCTGGCCTTCCACCTGTCCACCAAGCTCGCCAGTCCGGTGATGGATCCCCGCGCGCTGCAGGAGCTGTTCCGCGAGGCCTTCCAGGCCGATCCGGCGATCAGCGCCGCGCTGCGCGCCGACATCCGCGCCTGTTTCGAGCGCGATCCCGCCTGCGACCGCTACTCCACGCCGCTGCTGTACTTCAAGGGCTTCCACGCGATCCAGAGTCAGCGCGTCACCCACTGGCTGTGGCAGCAGGGGCGGACCACGCTGGCGCTGTTCCTGCAGAACCGCATTTCCGAGGTGACCGGCGCCGACATCCACCCCGCCGCGCGCGTCGGCCAGGGCGTGATGCTGGACCACGGCACCGGCCTGGTGGTCGGCGAAACCGCCGTCATCGGCAATAACGTCTCCATCCTGCACGGCGTCACCCTGGGCGGCTCCGGCAAGGATCGCGGCGACCGCCATCCCAAGATAGGCGACGGCGTGATGCTGGGCGCGGGCGCCGCGGTGCTGGGCAACATCCGCGTCGGCGAATGCGCGAAAGTGGGCGCCGGCAGCGTGGTGCTGGAAGACGTGCCGCCGCACGCGACCGTGGCCGGCGTGCCGGCGCGGGTGGTGGCCCAGGCCTGTCCGGGCACCCCGGCGCTGGACATGGACCAGCGAGTGTGA
- a CDS encoding isopenicillin N synthase family dioxygenase, translating into MNVRVVDYRAPDAAEQFTRSLHETGFGVLTNHPIPQDLVEKIYAEWLDFFNSEQKFDYAFSVEKQDGWFSPEVSETAKGATLKDIKEYFHIYPWGRVPPRLKADADRYYGVANQLAQELLSWVQQYTPADIAANYREPLSHMIEGSQQTLLRVLRYPPLTGEEPAGSLRAAAHGDINLLTILPAANEPGLQVQDKNGDWIDVPCDFGTLVVNIGDMLQEASAGYYPSTQHRVVNPTGEGAKKSRVSLPLFLHPRPDVVLSDRHTAGSYLDERLRELGVKM; encoded by the coding sequence ATGAACGTCAGAGTTGTCGACTACCGCGCCCCGGACGCCGCGGAACAGTTCACCCGTTCCCTGCACGAAACCGGCTTCGGCGTGCTGACCAACCATCCCATCCCGCAAGACCTGGTTGAAAAGATCTACGCCGAATGGCTGGACTTCTTCAACAGCGAACAGAAGTTCGATTACGCCTTCTCAGTGGAAAAGCAGGACGGCTGGTTCTCGCCGGAAGTGTCGGAAACCGCCAAGGGCGCCACGCTCAAGGACATCAAGGAATACTTCCACATCTACCCCTGGGGCCGCGTGCCGCCCCGGCTCAAGGCCGACGCCGACCGCTACTACGGCGTCGCCAACCAGCTGGCGCAGGAGCTGCTGTCCTGGGTGCAGCAATACACTCCGGCCGACATCGCCGCCAACTACCGCGAGCCGCTGTCCCACATGATAGAAGGCAGCCAGCAGACGCTGCTGCGCGTGCTGCGCTACCCGCCGCTGACCGGCGAGGAGCCTGCCGGCTCGCTGCGCGCCGCCGCCCACGGCGACATCAACCTGCTGACCATCCTGCCGGCCGCCAACGAGCCGGGACTGCAGGTGCAGGACAAGAACGGCGACTGGATCGACGTGCCCTGCGACTTCGGCACCCTGGTGGTGAACATCGGCGACATGCTGCAGGAGGCATCCGCCGGCTACTACCCGTCCACCCAGCACCGCGTGGTCAATCCCACCGGCGAGGGCGCGAAGAAGAGCCGCGTGTCGCTGCCGCTGTTCCTGCATCCGCGCCCGGACGTGGTGCTGTCGGACCGTCACACCGCCGGCAGCTATCTGGACGAGCGCCTGCGCGAGCTGGGCGTGAAGATGTAA
- a CDS encoding sensor domain-containing diguanylate cyclase: MLSRPPAVPDWLLNALVALLYCAATWLGDRLLMLELGMDSVLWPQPALALAALLLAGRRAWPGVLLGALLSEGWRWSGQLAGADWLVPTLGVAAGVLAQALVGAWLVRRHIGTGNPLDSFSHCLLFCLVVAASALLGTLIAIATLHLAQLVPQRMLLARGCLWWLCNATGTLLFGSLLLNLRHHGWPRQSREAWYEMLAYFATVALLTASIFVWWHPTVDTTYPLDMLVLPLVAWAAFRFTPRDVTLALLLITALALWGTRHGGGPYLGFSAYSTLIILQTYIGILTVVALCVAALMSEQRRIKQELGRQQEQLEQQVRIRTLALEQSHAEVVALSRVDSVTGIANRRCFEESLDGEWRRARRLGAPLGMLMIDIDYFKLYNDHYGHVSGDYCLREVAQAIRSSVRRPQDLVARYGGEEIVCLLPDTGAEGVAFVGEAVLEAVRELQLPHAGSSVADIVTISIGGATVHPREVVDSRQLIEAADRELYRAKQQGRNRLVIAGRDAATADGG, encoded by the coding sequence ATGCTATCGCGCCCTCCGGCTGTCCCGGACTGGCTGCTCAATGCCTTGGTTGCGCTGTTGTATTGCGCGGCAACCTGGCTGGGCGACCGTTTATTGATGCTAGAACTCGGAATGGACAGCGTGCTGTGGCCGCAGCCCGCGCTGGCGCTGGCCGCCCTGCTGCTTGCCGGACGGCGGGCCTGGCCCGGCGTGCTGCTGGGCGCGCTGCTCTCCGAAGGCTGGCGCTGGTCCGGCCAGCTCGCGGGCGCTGACTGGCTAGTCCCGACGCTGGGCGTTGCCGCCGGCGTGCTGGCGCAGGCGCTGGTCGGAGCCTGGCTGGTGCGCCGCCACATCGGCACGGGCAATCCGCTCGACAGCTTCAGCCACTGCTTGCTGTTCTGCCTGGTCGTGGCGGCTTCGGCGCTGCTGGGCACGCTGATCGCCATCGCCACCCTTCACTTGGCCCAGTTGGTGCCGCAACGCATGCTGCTGGCCCGCGGCTGCCTATGGTGGCTGTGCAACGCCACCGGCACCCTGCTGTTCGGCAGCCTGCTGCTCAACCTCCGCCACCACGGCTGGCCCAGGCAGAGCCGGGAAGCCTGGTACGAGATGCTGGCCTATTTCGCCACCGTGGCGCTCTTGACCGCCAGCATCTTCGTCTGGTGGCACCCGACGGTGGACACCACCTACCCGCTGGACATGCTGGTGCTGCCGCTGGTGGCCTGGGCGGCGTTCCGCTTCACCCCGCGGGACGTGACGCTGGCGCTGCTGCTGATCACGGCGCTGGCGCTGTGGGGCACCCGCCACGGCGGCGGCCCCTACCTGGGCTTCTCCGCCTACAGCACGCTGATCATCCTGCAGACCTACATCGGCATCCTGACCGTGGTGGCGTTGTGCGTCGCCGCGCTGATGAGCGAGCAGCGCCGCATCAAGCAGGAGTTGGGCAGGCAGCAGGAGCAGCTGGAGCAGCAGGTGCGCATCCGCACGCTGGCGCTGGAGCAGTCGCACGCCGAAGTGGTGGCGCTGTCCCGGGTGGACTCGGTGACCGGCATCGCCAACCGCCGCTGCTTCGAGGAAAGCCTGGACGGCGAGTGGCGGCGCGCGCGACGGCTGGGCGCCCCGCTTGGCATGCTGATGATAGATATCGATTACTTCAAGCTCTACAACGACCACTACGGCCACGTCAGCGGCGACTACTGCCTGCGCGAGGTGGCGCAGGCGATACGCAGCAGCGTGCGGCGGCCGCAGGACCTGGTGGCGCGCTACGGCGGCGAGGAGATCGTCTGCCTGCTGCCCGACACCGGCGCCGAGGGCGTCGCCTTCGTCGGCGAGGCGGTGCTGGAGGCTGTGCGCGAGCTGCAATTGCCGCACGCCGGCTCGTCGGTGGCCGACATCGTCACCATCAGCATAGGCGGCGCCACCGTGCATCCGCGCGAGGTGGTGGACAGCCGCCAGTTGATCGAAGCCGCCGACCGCGAGCTGTACCGCGCCAAGCAGCAGGGCCGCAACCGGCTGGTGATCGCCGGCCGCGACGCCGCGACGGCGGACGGCGGCTAG
- a CDS encoding MarR family winged helix-turn-helix transcriptional regulator translates to MSEQPPNLLQQLGRSSRAMYSAFEGRVGQALPRWRILKALDDLGTVSQKRLACHLQMDPGALTRQLKPLEAERLVRRGTDPADNRQTLVTLDAAGSALLLAAAPQRQAFFDLALSGIDAAELEATLRVLRVLEQRFRGMAAGER, encoded by the coding sequence ATGAGTGAGCAACCACCCAATCTGCTGCAGCAGCTGGGGCGTAGCAGCCGCGCGATGTACAGCGCCTTCGAGGGCCGCGTCGGGCAGGCCTTGCCGCGCTGGCGCATCCTGAAGGCGCTGGACGATCTGGGCACGGTCAGCCAGAAGCGGCTGGCCTGCCATCTGCAGATGGACCCGGGCGCGCTGACGCGCCAGTTGAAGCCGCTGGAGGCGGAGCGGCTGGTGCGGCGCGGCACGGATCCCGCGGACAACCGCCAGACGCTGGTGACGCTGGACGCGGCCGGCTCGGCGCTGTTGCTCGCGGCGGCGCCGCAGCGGCAGGCGTTTTTCGACCTGGCCTTGAGCGGGATAGACGCGGCGGAGCTGGAGGCGACGCTGCGGGTGCTGCGCGTGCTGGAGCAGCGCTTCCGCGGCATGGCCGCCGGCGAGCGCTAG